GGAGCCACTCGCAGACCTGGTCGGTGGTGACGAAGCTGCGGGTCTCCTCGACGCGGGCGAGGTGCAGCCCGGCGGAGAGGTTGTTCGACCTGAGGGTGGTGGGGTCGATACCGGCCAGGGCTACGTCGGTCAGGTGGACGTTGAGCACGACCTGCCGTGCAGGCACCCGAGGCGCGTCGTCGTCGGTGCCGGTGCCGGTGAGGTCGAGGGTGGTCTGGGTGCGGGCGAGGATACCGAGGGCCATGCTGCGGCGTACGTCGAGGGGCTGGTCGGAGCCGGCCAGCGCCAGGTTGCGGGCCTCGCGGGTGACGGCGTTGTCGAGGTCGAGGGCGTCGGCCAGGTCGAGGCAGCCGATCGCGTCGACTACCCCGTCGATGCACTGCCCGCCGCGGGTGGCGGCGTCGAGGTGGATGTCGAGCTTGCGGTCCTCGGCGGCGATGGCTCGCTTGTCCTCGGCGGCCTCGGGGTCGAAGCGGCACAGGGCTTCTTCGACGAGGCGTCCCAGGACGGCGTAGGAGCAGGTGGCGGCGACGCCGGCGAGGTGGTGGTCGACCCAGGCGGCGGCCTCGCGGGGGAGGCCGAGGGTGGCCTCGGCGATGCGGCGGGCCCGCCAGACCGGTACTCGACCGGAGGCGACGGCTGCGTGCAGGCGGGGGAGTCGGTAGCGGGTCTCGACGACGTGGGCGACGTAGCGGATGGCCGCATCGGCCGACATCCCGAGGGCGGTGCCGTACTCGATGACCGCGAACTCGGAGACCTTGGGTGCGCCGGGCCCGGCGAGGGTGATGAGCATGTCGGTGCCGGGCAGGACCGCGGCCTTGGCCTCGTCACGGGTGGAGTGCATGGCCGCGTACGTGCAGGTGGCCTCGTACATCGCGACCTCGGCGGCGTCGCGGGCAGCACGCTGGGAGCGGGCGTAGGCGAGGACCGCGTCGGCGGTGTCGCAGCGCTCGAGCTCCTGGGTGATCATGCTCCTATTCTAATCGAACGCGTGTTCGAGTCAATGGTCATGTGGCATCTGTGGAGAGTGGCTTGGAGGCAGTGATGGGGGCTCTGGGCGCACCCCCACGACCTACGGTGGGGAGATGCCGACGACGACCTCGAACGCCCCCAGTCGCCTGCTCGTCACGGCCTTCGCCGCGGGGCTGCTGCTGGCCCTGCTCGGCCTGGCCGGCTGCGGCTCCGACGAGCAAGGCGCGAGCCCCGCGAGCGACGGCGGGGCGAGCGGCGAGAGGATCTCGCTGGTCGACGAGGGGGACGCGTTGCGCTGGGGTGACGGCTCGTACGGCGTCGTGCTCGCCCACGGCGCGGCCTTCGACGCCGCGAGCTGGCAGGACCAGGCGGTGGCGATCGCCGAGCAGGGCGCGACCGTGGTCGCGGTGGAGGACCTGACCGCCGAGGCGATGACGGCCGCGGTCGAGCGGCTGCGCGAGGACGGCGCCGAGGAGGTCGCCCTGGTCGGCGGGAGCGCGGGCGCCGACGCGGCGCTGCGGCTGCTCAGCGAGCAGCCCGAGCTGGTCGACCGGGTGGTGACGCTCTCGGCCAACAGCGTCGTCGAGGGGCTGGGCGAGCAGCCCAAGCTCTTCATCGCCAGCGAGGACGAGCCGGTGGCGGAGGTCTCCGAGCAGCTGGCCGCGACCGCGCCCGGCGACGACAACGAGGTCCTGCTGCTGCCGGGCTCCGACCACGCCCAGCACCTCTTCGACGGTGACCAGGCCGAGGCCGCGCTCGACGCCCTGCTCCGGGCGCTCGACCCGCGGTAGACCTCAGACGGGCTCGGCGAACCCGGGCAGCAGCTCGCGCAGGATCTCGCCGAACGCGACGTCCGCCTCGAGCTGGGAGAGGATGCCGACCGCGCCCAGCCAGGTGCGGTGGATCAGCAGGTACGACGGCGGCAGGTTGATCTTCATCGCGACCGTGAACGACGGGTTCTTGGGGTCGTTGATGCGCTGGAACTGCTCCTGCATCCACGCGCGGGTGAACTGGAAGCGCTCGGTGCGCGCCGGCTCCACGAACGGGGCGAGGTAGTCGAGCAGCTCGCGGGAGCCGATGCTGACCCCGGGCTTGACGAAGCCCTCCGCGCGCAGCCCCTCGAGCAGCGTCGCGTCGTCCTCGATGCTGGCGATCCGGATCAGGGTGCCCATCGCGGTCGGCAGGCCGTCGGGCAGCCGCGCCACGGCGCCGTAGTCGAGCACGCCCATCCGCGGCGGTCCGCCGTCGACGCCCGGCACGACCCGGAAGTTCCCGGGGTGCGGGTCGGCGTGCAGCATCCCTGTGCGCCCCGGGGCGCCGAGCAGGAACCGGGTGAAGAGGTCGCCGAATCGGTCGCGCTCCTCCTGGGAGCCCTCCGCGATCACCTTCGCCAGCGACGAGGTCGAGTCGAGCCACTCGGTGACCAGCGTCGCGGGGCCGTGGGCCACCACGTCGGGCACCACGATGTCGGGGTCGTCGGCGTACGCCGCCGCGAAGGCGCGCTGGGCGGAGGCCTCGAGGTCGTAGTCGAGCTCCTCCTCCATCCGGGCCTGCATCTCGGCGACCAGCGGCTTGACGTCGAGGCCGGGCACCAGCGGGCCGAGGCTGCGCGCGACCCGCGCGAGCTGGCGCAGGTCGGAGCGCAGCGCCTCGCCGGCGCGGGGGTACTGCACCTTGACTGCGACCTCGCGGCCGTCGTGCCAGCGTCCCTTGTGCACCTGGCCGATGGACGCGGCCGCGGTCGGCCCGCCGTCGAGCCAGACCAGCTGGTCCTGCCATTCGTCACCCAGGTCGCGGGCGAGCGTCTCGCGGACGGTCTGCGTGGGCATCGGGGGGAGCGGAGTCCTGCAGCCTGGTCAGCTGCTCGCGGTAGGGCGCCGCTAGCTCGTCGGGCAGCGCCGACTCGAGCACCGACAGCGCCTGGCCGAACTTCATCGCCCCGCCCTTGAGCTCGCCCAGGGTGCGGAAGAGCTGCTCGGCGGTGCGCATCTGGATCTCGCTCATCACCGCCTCGGCCGGGCGTCCGCCCAGCCGCTTGCCCAGACCGATCGCGTTGCGCCCGGCGTACCCGAGCGGGAGCGCTGCCAGGCGTGCGGTGCGTCCGAACGCCTTGCGCGGCATGTCGCTCATGACGACCATCCTCCTCGGTCGCGCAAGGCCGCGCGGGTGA
The Nocardioides marinisabuli genome window above contains:
- a CDS encoding HNH endonuclease signature motif containing protein, giving the protein MITQELERCDTADAVLAYARSQRAARDAAEVAMYEATCTYAAMHSTRDEAKAAVLPGTDMLITLAGPGAPKVSEFAVIEYGTALGMSADAAIRYVAHVVETRYRLPRLHAAVASGRVPVWRARRIAEATLGLPREAAAWVDHHLAGVAATCSYAVLGRLVEEALCRFDPEAAEDKRAIAAEDRKLDIHLDAATRGGQCIDGVVDAIGCLDLADALDLDNAVTREARNLALAGSDQPLDVRRSMALGILARTQTTLDLTGTGTDDDAPRVPARQVVLNVHLTDVALAGIDPTTLRSNNLSAGLHLARVEETRSFVTTDQVCEWLRVPDTHVTYRTITGSGSDPEAYEHPFRKVNTPAARDITAEDIRGFASNPDLRPHPRRPVDLSEDITTDGYTPSERLAEQIRLRHPRCVFPHCTRRARRRRPDEPHADLDHISTYDPGGPPGQTTTSNLATLCRRHHRAKTHTPWTYRPTPTGFLWTSPQRYQYLVEPHGTTDLGQAPRPPTRPV
- a CDS encoding alpha/beta fold hydrolase, translated to MPTTTSNAPSRLLVTAFAAGLLLALLGLAGCGSDEQGASPASDGGASGERISLVDEGDALRWGDGSYGVVLAHGAAFDAASWQDQAVAIAEQGATVVAVEDLTAEAMTAAVERLREDGAEEVALVGGSAGADAALRLLSEQPELVDRVVTLSANSVVEGLGEQPKLFIASEDEPVAEVSEQLAATAPGDDNEVLLLPGSDHAQHLFDGDQAEAALDALLRALDPR
- a CDS encoding AarF/ABC1/UbiB kinase family protein, which codes for MPTQTVRETLARDLGDEWQDQLVWLDGGPTAAASIGQVHKGRWHDGREVAVKVQYPRAGEALRSDLRQLARVARSLGPLVPGLDVKPLVAEMQARMEEELDYDLEASAQRAFAAAYADDPDIVVPDVVAHGPATLVTEWLDSTSSLAKVIAEGSQEERDRFGDLFTRFLLGAPGRTGMLHADPHPGNFRVVPGVDGGPPRMGVLDYGAVARLPDGLPTAMGTLIRIASIEDDATLLEGLRAEGFVKPGVSIGSRELLDYLAPFVEPARTERFQFTRAWMQEQFQRINDPKNPSFTVAMKINLPPSYLLIHRTWLGAVGILSQLEADVAFGEILRELLPGFAEPV